In one window of Melospiza melodia melodia isolate bMelMel2 chromosome 21, bMelMel2.pri, whole genome shotgun sequence DNA:
- the RCC1L gene encoding RCC1-like G exchanging factor-like protein isoform X3 gives MAGLARRLLCRGFCVPAGPPSTRQLREADEAAPVFQYAGKAARRKDRVFVWGFSYSGALGIPSFVKPDAGWKKPRRIQPTPYRLETEDKISSAACGYGFTLLASNTRDITKVWGMGLNKDSQLGFQRSRRDQTKAYEYVLEPSPIPLPLEKPQQTRVLQVSCGRAHSLVLTDSEGVFTMGNNSYGQCGRKVVEDEIYSGSHLIHQLKEFDSRVVQVVCGQDHSLFRTKKGSVYACGWGADGQTGLGHYNITSVPTKLQGDIAGVNIIQVSSYGDCCLAVSDEGDVFGWGNSEYLQLASVTETTQVNVPRHLPFKIGKVKEAACGGTGNIVLTEEGNVFVWGYGILGKGPNLTETAEPEMIPPSLFGCSDFSPDTRVAHVRCGLSQFAALTNRGELFVWGKNLRGCLGTGRMEDQYFPWRYMNLSFSA, from the exons ATGGCGGGGCTGGCGCGGCGcctgctctgcaggggcttctgcGTGCCGGCGGGGCCGCCGAGCACCCGCCAGCTGCGGGAGGCTGACGAGGCTGCCCCGGTGTTCCAGTACGCGGGGAAGGCGGCCAGGCGCAAGGACCGCGTGTTCGTGTGGGGCTTCAGCTACTCGGGCGCCCTGGGCATCCCCAGCTTCGTGAAGCCGGACGCGGGCTGGAAGAAGCCGCGGCGCATCCAGCCCACACCGTACCGCCTGGAGACCGAGGACAAG ATCTCCTCTGCTGCCTGTGGTTATGGATTCACTCTGCTGGCTTCCAATACCAGAGACATCACCAAAGTGTGGGGCATGGGGCTCAACAAGGATTCCCAGCTTGGGTTCCAGAGGAGCAGAAGAGATCAAA CTAAGGCCTATGAATATGTCTTGGAACCATCTCCAATTCCATTACCCCTGGAGAAACCACAGCAAACTCGAGTCTTGCAAGTGTCCTGTGGGAGAGCCCATTCCCTGGTGCTGACAGATAGTGAAGGAG ttttcacaATGGGAAACAATTCTTACGGACAGTGTGGCCGGAAGGTTGTTGAAGATGAAATTTACAG TGGAAGCCATCTCATTCATCAGCTGAAGGAGTTTGACAGCAGAGTTGTCCAG GTTGTGTGTGGGCAGGACCACAGTCTGTTCAGAACCAAGAAAGGTTCAGTCTATGCATGTGGATGGGGAGCTGATGGACAAACAG GTCTTGGACACTATAACATCACCAGTGTTCCTACTAAGCTGCAGGGTGACATTGCTGGAGTAAACATTATCCAGGTCTCCTCCTACGGGGACTGTTGTCTGGCTGTTTCAGATGAAGGAGACGTCTTTGGCTGGGGAAACTCAGAATACCTGCAGTTGGCTTCTGTGACAGAAACCACACAG GTGAATGTTCCCAGGCATTTGCCATTCAAGATTGGGAAGGTGAAGGAGGCTGCCTGTGGAGGGACTGGCAACATTGTGCTAACAG AAGAAGgaaatgtttttgtctggggataTGGAATTCTTGGGAAAGGACCAAACCTAACAGAGACAGCAGAGCCAGAGATGATCCCACCCAGCCTTTTTGGCTGCTCAGACTTCAGTCCAGACACCCGTGTTGCTCATGTTCGCTGTGGGCTCAGCCAGTTTGCAGCCCTTACAA
- the NCF1 gene encoding neutrophil cytosol factor 1 yields MGDAFIRHIELLGYEKRFFPSQHYVYMFLVKWNDLSEKVVYRRFTEIYEFHKALKEMFPIESGDINIENRIIPHLPAPKWFDGQRSTQNRQGTLAEYCYTLVNLPHKISRCLHVVNFFKVRHDDMNPVTDSQTKKPEVFLLPKDSKKNLTDITGPIVLQTYRAIADYEKSSTSEMALKAGDMVDVVEKSENGWWFCQLKNKRGWVPAAYLEPLDGPDESEEQEPNYAGEAYVVQKSYTAVEEDELTLKEGDTIEVIHKLLDGWWVIRKDETTGYYPSMYLQKAGEVNTSMKSELRNRGAPPRRSTIRNVKSIHKQGRKQISQETYRRNSKKYIQNQRKLRGNSQSKANVIIEKNEPEDNKPKAQPAVPPRPSKDLILNRCTESTWRKIL; encoded by the exons atgggaGACGCCTTCATCCGGCACATCGAACTGCTGGGCTACGAGAAAAGGTTTTTCCCCAGCCAGCACTAC GTCTACATGTTCCTGGTGAAGTGGAATGACCTCTCTGAAAAGGTCGTCTACCGCCGCTTCACTGAGATATACGAGTTCCAC aaAGCGCTGAAGGAGATGTTCCCCATTGAATCCGGGGACATCAACATAGAGAACCGGATCATCCCGCACTTGCCAG ccccaaaGTGGTTTGATGGGCAGCGCTCAACTCAGAACAGGCAGGGCACACTGGCTGAGTACTGCTACACGCTGGTGAACCTGCCCCACAAGATCTCCCGGTGCCTGCACGTGGTCAACTTCTTCAAAGTCCGTCATGATGACATGAACCCTGTCACAGACAGCCA GACCAAGAAGCCTGAGGTCTTCCTCCTGCCAAAGGATTCCAAGAAAAACCTTACAG ACATCACGGGCCCCATTGTCCTGCAAACGTACCGAGCCATTGCCGACTATGAGAAGAGCTCCACATCTGAGATGGCTCTCAAGGCTGGGGACATGGTGGATGTCGTGGAGAAGAGTGAGAATG GCTGGTGGTTTTGTCAGCTGAAGAATAAACGAGGCTGGGTACCTGCTGCCTATCTGGAGCCACTGGATGGTCCTGATGAGTCTGAAGAGCAGGAGCCTAACTATGCAG GTGAAGCGTATGTGGTCCAGAAAAGCTACACTGCTGTGGAGGAGGATGAGCTGACCCTCAAGGAGGGTGACACCATTGAAGTCATCCACAAGCTCCTGGATGGCTGGTGGGTCATCAG GAAGGATGAAACCACAGGTTATTACCCCTCCATGTACCTGCAGAAAGCTGGGGAGGTGAACACCTCTATGAAGAGTGAGCTGAGGAACCGGGGTGCTCCTCCACGGAG ATCCACCATCCGAAATGTGAAGAGCATCCACAAGCAGGGCCGGAAGCAAATCAGCCAGGAGACCTACAGGAGGAACAGCAAGAAGTACATCCAGAACCAGAGGAAACTGCGTGGAAATTCCCAGAGCAAGGCCAATGTCATCA TTGAGAAAAATGAGCCAGAGGACAACAAGCCCAAGGCTCAACCAGCTGTCCCTCCCCGTCCCAGCAAGGACCTCATCCTGAACCGCTGCACTGAGAGCACATGGAGGAAGATCCTGTGA